In one Rhea pennata isolate bPtePen1 chromosome 15, bPtePen1.pri, whole genome shotgun sequence genomic region, the following are encoded:
- the MIEF2 gene encoding mitochondrial dynamics protein MID49 — protein sequence MAELGRKRGERRDGSGLGSAVDFLLANARLVLGVGGAAALAIATLAVKRLIDRATSPRDEGDPKAEQKTLEESWQDLALIKATQNAPKRQRREDLSEPLLLPARLPVPEPTECSAPPETFQVEFGPQHCLTLQEKLLLHYSSHLAIPEEQVALVQQLARSICTELQNFLQTKCPELPFGSLFLSGPLLDGLGALAADHVDFMLPVVLDPGLWSLIPGEETVVRNPQYWMIKRTDLEYFPRGRSPWDRFIVGRYLSSNVLNETLHKMLVASINWPAIGSLLGSVIRPVVASEELKLEVKHDQVELSVTLFPVVEMEDKILLAAPPEGLVENLWLESFYKAEISKVKELDAGDCGARQYCIRILNGVCKSHPSLRKLSGSSLTHIVLHLSATVSDWAEGSLAARFQQVLEELVGYLEKGALPSYFNHKINLFCELSEEEIDEMGFMLYRAASEPELLLKEK from the exons ATGGCCGAGCTGGGGCGCAagcggggcgagcggcgggACGGCAGCGGGCTGGGCAGCGCCGTGGACTTTCTGCTGGCCAACGCCAGGCTGGTGCTGGGCgtgggcggcgcggccgcgctcgccATCGCCACGCTGGCCGTCAAGCGG CTGATAGACCGAGCCACCAGCCCTCGCGACGAAGGCGATCCTAAAGCAGAACAGAAGACCCTGGAGGAGAGTTGGCAGGACTTGGCCTTGATCAAGGCAACGCAGAACGCCCCgaagaggcagaggagggaggaCCTCAGCGAGCCTCTGCTCTTGCCTGCTCGGCTGCCGGTGCCAG AGCCCACGGAATGTTCTGCCCCTCCGGAGACTTTTCAGGTTGAATTTGGCCCTCAGCACTGCCTCACACTGCAGGAGAAACTCCTCTTGCACTACAGCAGCCATCTCGCCATCCCTGAGGAGCAAGTGGCCCTCGTGCAGCAGCTGGCCAGGAGCATCTGCACAGAACTGCAGAACTTCCTGCAGACCAAGTGCCCAGAGTTGCCCTTCGGCAGCCTCTTCCTCAGCGGTCCCCTGCTTGATGGCCTCGGGGCTCTCGCTGCTGACCATGTTGACTTCATGCTGCCGGTGGTTCTTGACCCTGGGCTCTGGAGCCTCATCCCAGGAGAGGAGACTGTTGTGAGAAACCCGCAGTACTGGATGATCAAGAGGACTGATCTGGAGTACTTTCCTCGTGGGCGCAGCCCTTGGGACAGGTTCATTGTGGGCAGATACCTCTCCTCCAACGTGCTCAACGAGACTCTCCACAAAATGCTGGTGGCCTCCATCAACTGGCCTGCCATAGGCAGCTTGCTGGGGAGTGTCATCCGACCAGTTGTAGCCTCCGAGGAGCTGAAGCTGGAAGTTAAACATGACCAGGTTGAGCTGAGTGTGACCCTCTTCCCAGTGGTGGAAATGGAGGACAAGATTCTTCTGGCTGCTCCTCCTGAAGGACTGGTGGAAAACCTCTGGCTTGAGAGCTTTTACAAGGCAGAGATTTCAAAGGTGAAAGAGCTGGATGCTGGTGACTGTGGGGCGAGGCAGTACTGCATCCGCATCCTGAATGGTGTCTGCAAAAGCCATCCCTCACTGCGCAAACTGAGTGGCAGCTCCTTGACGCACATTGTCCTCCACCTCAGTGCTACCGTTTCGGACTGGGCAGAGGGAAGCCTTGCTGCCAGGTTCCAGCAGGTACTTGAAGAGCTGGTAGGCTATCTGGAGAAAGGGGCCCTCCCTTCCTATTTCAACCACAAAATCAACCTTTTCTGTGAGCTGTCGGAAGAGGAAATCGATGAGATGGGCTTCATGCTCTACAGGGCCGCATCTGAGCCAGAACTCCTGCTGAAGGAGAAATGA
- the FLII gene encoding protein flightless-1 homolog, with the protein MAATGVLPFVRGVDLSGNDFKGGYFPEHVKAMTSLRWLKLNRTGLCYLPEELAALQKLEHLSVSHNSLTTLHGELSGLPCLRAIVARANSLKNSGVPDDIFQLDDLSVLDLSYNQLTECPRELENAKNMLVLNLGHNSIETIPNQLFINLTDLLYLDLSNNKLESLPPQMRRLVHLQTLILNDNPLLHAQLRQLPAMTALQTLHLRNTQRTQSNLPTSLEGLANLADVDLSCNELSRVPECLYTLSSLRRLNLSSNQISELSLCIDQWTQLETLNLSRNQLTSLPSAICKLTKLKKMYLNSNKLDFDGIPSGIGKLTSLEEFMAANNNLELIPESLCRCSKLRKLVLNKNRLVTLPEAVHFLTDMEILDVRENPNLVMPPKPVDRTSEWYNIDFSLQNQLRLAGASPATVAAAAAGSSTKDPLARKMRLRRRKDSAQDDQAKQVLKGMSDVAQEKNKKLEENGDTKAPDLKTRRWDQGLEKPQLDYSEFFSEDVGQLPGICVWQIENFVPTLVDEAFHGKFYEADCYIVLKTFLDENGSLNWEIYYWIGQEATLDKKACSAIHAVNLRNYLGAECRSIREEMGDESDEFLQVFDHDISYIEGGTASGFFTVEDTHYATRLYRVYGKKNVKLEPVALKGTSLDPRFVFLLDHGLNLFVWRGSQATLSSTTKARLFAEKINKNERKGKAEITLLAQSQESPDFWEALGGQPEEIRPCVPDDFQPHKPKLYKVGLGLGYLELPQINYKLSVEHKKRLKADLLPEMRLLQSLLDTKSVYILDCWSDVFIWIGRKSPRLVRAAALKLSQELCGMLHRPKHAMVSRNLEGTESQVFKSKFKNWDDVLRVDYTRNAENVLQDGGLAGKVRKDAEKKDQMKADLTALFLPRQPPMPLSEAEQLMEEWNEDLDGMEGFVLEGKKFARLPEEEFGHFYTHDCYVFLCRYWVPVEYEDEEEKKKKGEGKGEEEGEEEEEEKQPEEDFQCIVYFWQGREASNMGWLTFTFSLQKKFESLFPGKLEVVRMTQQQENPKFLSHFKRRFVIHRGKRKDKASPPQPSLYHIRTNGGALCTRCIQINTDAGLLNSEFCFILKVPFESTDNQGIVYTWVGRAADPDEAKLAEDIMNHMFDDSYSKQVINEGEEPENFFWVGIGSQKPYDEDADYMKHSRLFRCSNEKGYFSVSEKCSDFCQDDLADDDIMLLDNGREVYMWVGTQTSQVEIKLSLKACQVYIQHMRSKDPAHPRKLRLVRKGNEPWPFTRCFHAWSAFRKPPA; encoded by the exons ATGGCGGCTACCGGGGTGCTGCCCTTCGTCCGCGGCGTCGACCTCAGCGGCAACGACTTCAAG GGCGGCTACTTCCCCGAGCACGTGAAGGCCATGACGAGCCTGCGCTGGCTGAAGCTGAACCGCACGGGGCTCTGCTACCTGCCCGAGGAGCTCGCTGCCCTCCAGAAGCTG GAACATCTGTCCGTGAGCCACAACAGCCTCACCACGCTCCACGGCGAGCTCTCCGGCCTGCCCTGCCTCCGG GCGATCGTGGCTCGTGCGAACAGCCTGAAGAACTCAGGAGTCCCCGATGACATCTTCCAGCTGGATGACCTCTCGGTGTTG GACCTGAGCTACAATCAGCTCACAGAGTGCCCCCGGGAACTGGAGAATGCCAAGAACATGCTGGTCCTCAACCTCGGCCACAACAG CATTGAAACCATCCCTAACCAGCTCTTCATCAACCTGACGGACCTGCTCTATCTTGACCTGAGCAACAACAAACTAGAGAGCCTCCCGCCGCAGATGAGACGCCTGGTCCACCTCCAGACCCTCATCCTCAACGACAACCCCCTCCTTCACGCGCAGCTCAG GCAGCTCCCGGCAATGACAGCCCTGCAGACCCTCCACCTCAGGAACACCCAGCGCACGCAGAGCAACCTGCCCACCAGCCTTGAGGGCCTGGCGAACCTGGCAG ACGTGGACCTGTCCTGCAATGAGCTCAGCCGTGTGCCCGAGTGCCTCTACACCTTGAGCAGCCTGCGGCGCCTCAACCTCAGCAGCAACCAGATCTCAGAGCTGTCTCTGTGCATTGACCAGTGGACCCAGCTGGAGACCCTCAACCTGTCCCGCAACCAGCTCACCTCCTTGCCT TCAGCCATCTGCAAGCTGACCAAGTTGAAGAAAATGTACCTGAACTCCAACAAGCTCGACTTTGATGGGATCCCCTCAGGCATCGGCAAGCTCACCAGCCTCGAGGAGTTCATGGCAGCCAACAACAACCTGGAGCTCATCCCTGAGAGCCTGTGCAG GTGCTCcaagctgaggaagctggtgctgaacaagAACCGCCTGGTGACGCTGCCGGAGGCCGTCCACTTCCTGACAGACATGGAG ATCCTGGACGTGCGCGAAAACCCCAACCTGGTGATGCCCCCAAAGCCAGTGGACCGGACATCGGAGTGGTACAACATCGACTTCTCCCTGCAGAACCAGCTGCGGCTGGCGGGAGCCTCCCCAGCCACCGTGGCAGCCGCTGCAGCAG GGAGCAGCACCAAGGACCCCCTAGCCCGCAAGATGCGGCTCCGGCGGCGCAAGGACTCGGCCCAGGATGACCAGGCCAAGCAGGTGCTGAAGGGCATGTCGGACGTGGCCCAAGAGAAGAACAAGAAGCTAGAG GAGAACGGAGACACGAAGGCACCGGACCTGAAGACGCGCCGCTGGGATCAAGGCTTAGAGAAGCCACAGCTGGACTACTCTGAGTTCTTCAGTGAGGACGTGGGGCAGCTGCCTGGCATCTGTGTCTGGCAGATTGAGAACTTTGTGCCTACGCTGGTGGACGAGGCTTTCCATGGCAAGTTCTACGAGGCCGACTGCTACATTGTGCTCAAG ACCTTCCTGGATGAGAACGGCTCCCTGAACTGGGAGATCTACTACTGGATCGGACAGGAGGCCACGCTGGACAAGAAGGCCTGCTCTGCCATTCATGCCGTCAACCTCCGCAACTACCTGGGAGCGGAGTGCCGCAGTATCCGGGAGGAGATGGGGGACGAGAGTGACGAGTTCCTCCAG GTCTTTGATCACGACATCTCCTACATCGAGGGTGGTACGGCCAGCGGCTTCTTCACTGTCGAGGACACGCACTATGCCACTAG GCTGTACCGTGTCTACGGGAAGAAGAACGTCAAGCTGGAGCCAGTGGCACTGAAGGGGACATCACTGGATCCCCG GTTCGTCTTCCTCCTGGACCACGGCCTCAACCTCTTTGTGTGGCGGGGGAGCCAGGCGACACTGAGCAGCACCACCAAGGCCAG GCTCTTTGCCGAGAAGATCAACAAGAATGAGCGGAAGGGCAAAGCAGAGATCACGCTGCTCGCCCAGAGCCAGGAATCCCCCGACTTCTGGGAGGCGCTGGGGGGGCAGCCCGAGGAGATCCGACCCTGTGTCCCCGACGACTTCCAGCCGCACAAGCCCAAGCTCTATAAg GTGGGCCTGGGCCTGGGATACCTGGAGCTGCCCCAGATCAACTACAAGCTCTCAGTGGAGCACAAGAAGAGGCTGAAGGCTGACCTGCTGCCGGAGATGCGTCTG ctgcagagcctgcTGGACACCAAGAGCGTGTACATCCTGGACTGCTGGTCCGATGTCTTCATCTGGATCGGGCGGAAGTCGCCGCGGCTggtgcgggcggcggcgctgaaGCTGAGCCAGGAGCTGTGCGGCATGCTGCACCGGCCCAAGCACGCCATGGTCAGCAGGAACCTGGAGGGCACCGAGAGCCAG GTGTTCAAGTCCAAGTTCAAGAACTGGGACGACGTCCTGCGGGTGGATTACACCCGCAACGCCGAGAACGTGCTGCAGGACGGCGGCCTGGCCGGCAAGGTCCGCAAGGACGCTGAGAAGAAAGACCAGATGAAGGCTGACCTCACGGCGCTCTTCCTGCCCCGCCAGCCCCCCATGCCTCTGAGTGAG GCGGAGCAGCTGATGGAGGAGTGGAACGAGGACCTGGATGGCATGGAGGGCTTCGTGCTAGAGGGCAAGAAATTCGCTCGCCTGCCCGAGGAGGAGTTTGGCCACTTCTACACCCACGACTGCTACGTCTTCCTCTGCAG GTACTGGGTGCCAGTGGAATatgaggatgaggaggagaagaagaagaaaggcgagggcaaaggggaagaggagggtgaggaagaggaggaggagaagcagcctGAGGAAGACTTCCAGTGCATTGTCTACTTCTGGCAGGGCCGCGAGGCCTCCAACATGGGCTGGCTCACCTTCACCTTCAGCCTTCAGAAGAAGTTTGAGAGTCTCTTCCCCGGCAAGCTGGAG GTCGTGCGCATGACCCAGCAGCAGGAAAACCCCAAGTTCCTCTCGCACTTCAAGAGGAGGTTCGTCATCCACAGGGGCAAGAGGAAAGACAAGGCCAGCCCGCCCCAGCCCAGCCTTTACCACATCCGCACCAACGGCGGGGCCCTCTGCACCAG GTGCATCCAGATCAACACCGATGCTGGTCTGCTCAACTCCGAGTTTTGCTTCATCCTCAAG GTGCCTTTTGAGAGCACTGACAACCAGGGCATCGTCTACACCTGGGTGGGCCGCGCTGCTGACCCTGACGAGGCCAAGTTGGCTGAGGACATCATGAACCACATGTTTGATGACTCCTACAGTAAGCAG GTGATCAACGAGGGCGAGGAGCCCGAGAACTTCTTCTGGGTTGGCATCGGCAGCCAGAAGCCCTACGATGAAGATGCTGACTACATGAAGCACTCGCGGCTCTTCAG GTGCTCCAACGAGAAGGGCTATTTCTCTGTGTCAGAAAAGTGCTCAGATTTCTGCCAGGACGACCTGGCCGACGACGACATCATGCTGCTGGACAACGGGCGGGAG GTCTACATGTGGGTAGGGACCCAGACCAGCCAGGTGGAGATCAAGCTGAGCCTCAAAGCATGCCAG GTCTACATCCAGCACATGCGCTCCAAGGACCCTGCGCACCCCCGCAAGCTCCGGCTGGTGCGGAAAGGCAACGAGCCCTGGCCCTTCACGCGCTGCTTCCACGCCTGGAGCGCCTTCCGCAAGCCACCCGCCTAA